In Bacillota bacterium, the following are encoded in one genomic region:
- a CDS encoding type Z 30S ribosomal protein S14, translated as MAKKSQIEKWKREPKYKVRRHNRCRICGRPHAYLRKFGICRICFRERAYRGEIPGIRKASW; from the coding sequence ATGGCAAAGAAGAGCCAGATCGAAAAGTGGAAGCGTGAGCCGAAGTATAAGGTGCGCCGCCACAACCGGTGCCGCATTTGCGGTCGTCCCCATGCCTACCTCCGAAAGTTCGGGATCTGCCGTATTTGTTTCCGCGAACGGGCCTACCGCGGCGAGATCCCCGGGATAAGGAAAGCCAGCTGGTAA
- the rplE gene encoding 50S ribosomal protein L5 produces MQRFGYGNVMQVPKLEKVNVNMGVGDALQDAKLLDAAVEDMTTITGQKPVVTRAKKSIANFKVRAGAAIGCKVTLRGERMYDFLQKLFNVALPRVRDFRGVSPNGFDGRGNYSLGIKEQLIFPEIDYDQVAKVRGMDINIVTTARTDEEARELLKLLGMPLRES; encoded by the coding sequence ATGCAGCGTTTTGGCTATGGGAATGTGATGCAGGTGCCCAAATTAGAGAAGGTAAATGTTAACATGGGTGTGGGCGACGCCCTGCAGGATGCCAAGCTGCTGGATGCGGCGGTAGAAGATATGACCACCATCACCGGGCAAAAGCCGGTGGTCACCCGGGCCAAGAAGTCTATAGCTAATTTCAAGGTCCGAGCGGGAGCAGCCATCGGCTGCAAGGTGACGCTTAGGGGAGAGCGGATGTACGATTTTCTCCAGAAACTGTTCAACGTAGCCTTACCGCGGGTGCGGGATTTTCGCGGAGTCTCACCGAATGGTTTTGACGGCCGTGGCAACTACTCATTGGGTATTAAGGAACAACTCATTTTCCCAGAAATCGACTACGACCAAGTGGCCAAAGTGAGAGGTATGGATATCAATATTGTTACCACAGCTAGAACAGACGAGGAAGCCCGCGAGTTATTAAAGCTTTTGGGTATGCCGTTGCGCGAGAGCTAA